One genomic window of Streptomonospora nanhaiensis includes the following:
- a CDS encoding adenylate kinase encodes MRAVLVGPPGAGKGTQAQILASELSIPKVSTGDIFRANVSGGTELGKQAKAYMDRGDLVPDEVTNAMVRDRLAQQDAQGGFLLDGFPRNVAQAETLNKILDDLGERLDAVLELKVDEEEIVKRLSGRRSCRNCNNVQHVVYDPPATEDVCDVCGGELFQREDDREEVVRHRLDVYHEQTEPLVSFYANEGILVTIEATGPVDEVTARAKAALRNGS; translated from the coding sequence GTGCGTGCCGTATTGGTGGGTCCTCCGGGTGCCGGTAAAGGCACCCAGGCCCAGATCCTGGCGTCCGAATTGTCCATCCCGAAGGTGTCCACAGGCGACATCTTCCGTGCCAACGTGAGCGGCGGCACAGAACTAGGTAAGCAGGCCAAGGCCTACATGGACCGCGGCGACCTCGTCCCCGACGAGGTCACCAACGCGATGGTCCGCGACCGCCTGGCCCAGCAGGACGCCCAGGGCGGATTCCTGCTCGACGGGTTCCCGCGCAACGTCGCGCAGGCCGAGACCCTCAACAAGATCCTCGACGACCTGGGGGAGCGGCTCGACGCCGTCCTGGAGTTGAAGGTCGACGAGGAGGAGATTGTCAAGCGGCTGTCGGGCCGCCGGTCGTGCCGCAACTGCAACAACGTGCAGCACGTGGTCTACGACCCGCCCGCGACCGAGGACGTGTGCGACGTCTGCGGCGGGGAGCTGTTCCAGCGCGAGGACGACCGCGAGGAGGTCGTCCGGCACCGCCTGGACGTCTACCACGAGCAGACCGAGCCGCTGGTGTCCTTCTACGCCAACGAGGGCATCCTGGTGACCATCGAGGCCACCGGACCGGTCGACGAGGTCACCGCGCGCGCCAAGGCCGCCCTGCGGAACGGCTCCTGA
- the rpsM gene encoding 30S ribosomal protein S13, protein MARIAGVDLPRDKRVEIALTYVYGIGRTRAVETLKNTGVNPQTRVHQLSEDELVKLREWIDGNYQVEGDLRREVQADIRRKMEIGCYQGIRHRRGLPVHGQRTQTNARTRKGKKKTVAGKKKVGKK, encoded by the coding sequence ATGGCACGCATTGCCGGCGTCGACCTCCCCCGCGACAAGCGGGTGGAGATCGCTCTTACCTACGTCTACGGGATCGGCCGCACCCGCGCCGTCGAGACCCTGAAGAACACCGGTGTGAACCCGCAGACCCGCGTCCACCAGCTGAGCGAGGACGAGCTCGTCAAGCTCCGCGAGTGGATCGACGGCAACTACCAGGTCGAGGGTGACCTCCGGCGCGAGGTCCAGGCCGACATCCGCCGCAAGATGGAGATCGGCTGCTACCAGGGCATCCGCCACCGTCGCGGGCTCCCGGTGCACGGGCAGCGCACGCAGACCAACGCGCGCACCCGCAAGGGCAAGAAGAAGACCGTGGCCGGCAAGAAGAAGGTCGGCAAGAAGTAG
- the rpmJ gene encoding 50S ribosomal protein L36 produces MKVKPSVKKICAKCRVIRRHGRIMVICSDPRHKQRQG; encoded by the coding sequence ATGAAGGTCAAGCCGAGCGTCAAGAAGATCTGCGCGAAGTGCCGAGTGATCCGCCGCCACGGCCGGATCATGGTCATCTGCTCGGACCCGCGCCACAAGCAGCGCCAGGGCTAG
- the infA gene encoding translation initiation factor IF-1, which translates to MAKKDGAIEIEGSVIESLPNAMFRVELDNGHKVLAHISGKMRMHYIRILPDDRVVVELSPYDLTRGRIVYRYK; encoded by the coding sequence ATGGCTAAGAAAGACGGCGCCATCGAGATCGAGGGCTCCGTTATCGAGTCCCTACCCAACGCTATGTTCCGAGTGGAGCTCGACAACGGGCACAAGGTCCTTGCCCACATCAGCGGCAAGATGCGGATGCACTACATCCGCATCCTTCCCGACGACCGCGTGGTCGTGGAGCTGAGTCCGTACGACCTCACTCGCGGACGCATCGTTTACCGCTACAAGTAG
- the rpsK gene encoding 30S ribosomal protein S11 — protein sequence MPPKGRQGAARKVRRKEKKNIAHGHAHIKSTFNNTIVSITDPTGAVISWASSGQVGFKGSRKSTPFAAQMAAEAAARRAQEHGVRKVDVFVKGPGSGRETAIRSLTATGLEVGSIQDVTPVPHNGCRPPKRRRV from the coding sequence ATGCCGCCTAAGGGCCGTCAGGGCGCAGCGCGCAAGGTGCGCCGCAAGGAAAAGAAGAACATCGCCCACGGGCACGCTCACATCAAGAGCACGTTCAACAACACCATCGTGAGCATCACCGACCCCACGGGCGCGGTGATCTCGTGGGCGAGTTCCGGGCAGGTCGGGTTCAAGGGCTCGCGCAAGTCCACCCCGTTCGCCGCGCAGATGGCCGCCGAGGCCGCCGCGCGCCGCGCCCAGGAGCATGGGGTGCGCAAGGTCGACGTCTTCGTGAAGGGCCCGGGCTCGGGCCGCGAGACCGCGATCCGCTCGCTCACCGCCACCGGCCTTGAGGTCGGCTCGATCCAGGACGTCACGCCGGTTCCGCACAACGGCTGCCGTCCGCCCAAGCGCCGCCGGGTCTGA
- the map gene encoding type I methionyl aminopeptidase, whose amino-acid sequence MFRRSDPAVQLKTPAEIARMREAGKVVARTLDLLRSAVRPGVSTLDLDAIAEESIRGAGAVPSFKGYHGFTGSICASVNEEVVHGIPRADKVLAEGDLISIDCGAILDGWHGDSAITVAVGEARPEDARLLEACEESMWAGIAELRPGNRLGDVGAAIDGCLRSRGRFGNVQEYGGHGIGTEMHMDPHVLNYGRRGKGIELVEGMCLAIEPMANAGTRHVLQLEDGWTVVTRDGARSAHFEHSVAITAQGPLVLTAREENRARIAELGWPDPGF is encoded by the coding sequence ATGTTCCGCAGGTCCGACCCTGCCGTGCAGCTCAAGACCCCCGCCGAGATCGCGAGGATGCGCGAGGCGGGCAAGGTGGTGGCGCGCACCCTCGACCTGCTGCGTTCCGCGGTGCGGCCGGGGGTCAGCACGCTCGACCTCGACGCGATCGCCGAGGAGTCCATCCGCGGCGCCGGCGCGGTGCCGTCGTTCAAGGGCTACCACGGGTTCACCGGCTCCATCTGCGCGTCGGTGAACGAGGAGGTCGTGCACGGCATCCCGCGCGCCGACAAGGTGCTCGCCGAGGGCGACCTGATCTCCATCGACTGCGGCGCCATCCTCGACGGCTGGCACGGCGACTCCGCCATCACGGTGGCCGTCGGCGAGGCCCGCCCCGAGGACGCCCGGCTGCTGGAGGCGTGCGAGGAGTCCATGTGGGCCGGCATCGCCGAGCTGCGGCCGGGCAACCGCCTGGGCGACGTCGGGGCCGCCATCGACGGCTGCCTGCGCTCGCGCGGCCGGTTCGGCAACGTCCAGGAGTACGGCGGCCACGGCATCGGCACCGAGATGCACATGGACCCGCACGTGCTCAACTACGGGCGGCGCGGCAAGGGGATCGAGCTGGTCGAGGGCATGTGCCTGGCGATCGAGCCGATGGCCAACGCCGGCACCCGCCACGTGCTCCAGCTGGAGGACGGCTGGACCGTGGTCACCCGCGACGGCGCGCGCTCGGCGCACTTCGAGCACTCGGTGGCCATCACCGCGCAGGGCCCCCTGGTGCTGACCGCCCGCGAGGAGAACCGCGCGCGGATCGCCGAGCTGGGCTGGCCCGACCCCGGGTTCTAG
- a CDS encoding DUF1707 domain-containing protein, protein MSESSPEVRASDADRDRVAKLLQEHFAQGRLDSDEFSTRLERAYKARVLGDLVPLTEDLPEHDLADLPADPPKPPPLGAAGVLRDPALAIPWAMWAGVNVLCFTIWLILFATGTTEGYPWFLWVLGPWGIVLGFITVALAATDRGGQGGPSGRP, encoded by the coding sequence ATGTCCGAGTCCTCGCCCGAAGTCCGGGCCTCGGACGCCGACCGCGACCGCGTCGCGAAGCTGCTCCAGGAGCACTTCGCCCAGGGGCGGCTCGACAGCGACGAGTTCAGCACCCGGCTGGAGCGCGCCTACAAGGCCCGCGTCCTGGGCGACCTCGTTCCGCTCACCGAGGACCTCCCCGAGCACGACCTCGCCGACCTCCCGGCCGACCCGCCCAAGCCGCCGCCGCTGGGCGCCGCGGGCGTGCTGCGCGACCCCGCGCTCGCCATCCCGTGGGCGATGTGGGCGGGGGTGAACGTCCTGTGCTTCACCATCTGGCTGATCCTGTTCGCCACCGGAACAACCGAGGGCTATCCGTGGTTCCTCTGGGTGCTGGGACCCTGGGGGATCGTGCTGGGCTTCATCACCGTGGCGCTGGCGGCCACCGACCGCGGCGGCCAGGGCGGCCCGAGCGGCCGGCCCTAG